The window GAGTCGACCATCGCGAACGCGAAGGGAGTGGCCGCCATCCAGGACGAGATGGGCTCGTTGGATGCGTTCGTGTGGTCCTTTGTGGAGGGGACCCCACTGCAGAGCGGTCTGCGCTCCTACCGGGACGCACCGTCGGCTACGGATCACTCGCGTCGGCTGAGCAAGGCACTCAAGCAGCGCGGATTCCGCTTCGTGGGTCCCACCACCATGTACGCCTTCATGCAGGCCGCCGGACTGGTCAACGACCACGAGGTGGGCTGCTTCCGTCACGCCGCCCTGGCGCGGCCGTAGTCGCTCCACCCGAGGAGGTCTCCGTGCAGTACACGCGTCTCGGCAGCACCGGGCTCAGCGTCTCCCGTATCGCGCTCGGCTGCATGTCCTACGGCAGCAAGCAGTGGCGGAACTGGGTGCTGGAGGAGGAGGATGCGCTGCCGCACTTCCGCCGCGCCGTGGAGCTGGGCATCAACTTCTTCGACACCGCCGACGTCTACTCGATCGGCGTGAGCGAGGAGATCACGGGCAAGGCGTTGCGGGAGTTCGCGCGCCGGGATGAAGTGGTGCTGGCCACCAAGGTGCGCCTGCGCATGGGGGACGGCCCGAACAAGGTGGGCCTTTCCCGCAAGCACATCATCCAGTCGTGCGAAGCGAGCCTGAAGCGCCTCGGCGTGGAGAAGATCGACCTGTACCAGATCCACCGCTGGGACTACGACACCCCGGTGGAGGAGACGCTGGAGGCGCTGGATCAGCTCGTGCGCCAGGGCAAGGTGCTCTATCTGGGGGCGAGCTCCATGTACGCCTGGCAGCTCATGAAGGCGCTGTCCGTCTCGGAGCGGAGTGGCTGGGCCCGCTTCGTGAGCATGCAGAACCACTACAACCTGGTCTACCGCGAGGAGGAGCGGGAGATGATCCCGCTCTGCGTGGACCAGGGCCTGGGGGTCATCCCCTGGTCACCGCTCGCGCGGGGCATGCTCGGCGGAAAGCGCCAGCGCGGCAGCCACGA of the Gemmatimonadota bacterium genome contains:
- a CDS encoding aldo/keto reductase, whose protein sequence is MQYTRLGSTGLSVSRIALGCMSYGSKQWRNWVLEEEDALPHFRRAVELGINFFDTADVYSIGVSEEITGKALREFARRDEVVLATKVRLRMGDGPNKVGLSRKHIIQSCEASLKRLGVEKIDLYQIHRWDYDTPVEETLEALDQLVRQGKVLYLGASSMYAWQLMKALSVSERSGWARFVSMQNHYNLVYREEEREMIPLCVDQGLGVIPWSPLARGMLGGKRQRGSHDTTTRDGDDGVLADQLYDHPSDWDVVDATVRVAERRGVEPAQVALAWLLAQPNVAAPIVGSTKVAHIESAVAAVDLELTEEERAELEAPYQPHGVRGWLDGPVRLPGIKS
- a CDS encoding DNA-3-methyladenine glycosylase I, with amino-acid sequence MRCGWVASAGPLDQDYHDREWGVPVHGDAHLFEMITLEGAQSGLSWSTILKKREGYRAAFHGFDADRVARMTARDVERLLQNPAIVRHRGKIESTIANAKGVAAIQDEMGSLDAFVWSFVEGTPLQSGLRSYRDAPSATDHSRRLSKALKQRGFRFVGPTTMYAFMQAAGLVNDHEVGCFRHAALARP